One stretch of Streptomyces agglomeratus DNA includes these proteins:
- a CDS encoding FAD-dependent oxidoreductase, whose amino-acid sequence MRHHITVIGGGVAGLTAAITAAESGAGVTLCEAHDTLGGRARTAEGPYKTNEGPHALYSGGPFWAWLKQRDLLGQVLAVPPLEAARLRFHRGGALRRTPPLAMTKLVLRSAAKAPIDADFTTWATGQVGEEGARAAAHLVAAALFHHDPGSLSARFVQERLRRLLTLPPEAHYPRGGWASLVDRMAERAWNLGVRIETTERVTVLPDRSGPVIVATSLDAARRLLGDTTLTWDSGRTVLLDLAVRTRKGDPFIVSDLDAPGWIERFTAQDPTLAPAGEQLLQSQFPIAPGASRQDGIARAEHLLDLGFPGWRERVTWRREAVASGRTGALDRPGTTWRDRPAIERGDGVFLADDQVAAPGLLAEVSFNSGLEAATLALRTRKTSGREGLDLNRA is encoded by the coding sequence ATGCGGCACCACATCACAGTCATCGGCGGCGGAGTCGCCGGCCTCACCGCAGCCATCACGGCGGCCGAATCCGGCGCCGGAGTGACCCTGTGCGAGGCCCACGACACGCTCGGCGGACGGGCCCGCACCGCCGAAGGCCCGTACAAGACCAACGAGGGCCCGCACGCCCTCTACAGCGGCGGCCCCTTCTGGGCCTGGCTCAAGCAGCGCGACCTGCTCGGCCAGGTCCTGGCCGTGCCCCCGCTCGAAGCCGCCCGCCTGCGCTTCCACCGCGGCGGCGCCCTGCGCCGTACTCCGCCGCTCGCCATGACGAAGCTGGTGCTGCGCTCCGCCGCGAAGGCCCCCATCGACGCCGACTTCACGACCTGGGCCACCGGCCAGGTGGGCGAGGAGGGAGCACGCGCGGCGGCGCACCTCGTCGCGGCCGCCCTCTTCCACCACGACCCCGGCTCCCTCTCCGCCCGCTTCGTCCAGGAGCGGCTGCGGCGTCTCCTCACGCTTCCGCCCGAGGCGCACTACCCGCGCGGCGGCTGGGCCTCCCTCGTCGACCGGATGGCCGAGCGGGCCTGGAACCTCGGTGTACGCATCGAGACGACCGAGCGCGTCACCGTCCTCCCGGACCGCAGCGGCCCGGTGATCGTCGCCACCTCCCTCGACGCGGCCCGGCGGCTCCTCGGCGACACCACCCTGACCTGGGACAGCGGACGTACGGTCCTGCTCGACCTGGCCGTCAGGACCCGCAAGGGCGACCCGTTCATCGTCTCCGACCTGGACGCGCCCGGCTGGATCGAACGGTTCACCGCCCAGGACCCCACCCTCGCCCCGGCAGGCGAACAGCTCCTCCAGAGCCAGTTCCCGATCGCCCCCGGCGCATCGAGGCAGGACGGCATCGCGCGCGCCGAGCACCTGCTCGACCTCGGCTTCCCGGGCTGGCGCGAGCGCGTCACGTGGCGGCGCGAGGCCGTCGCGTCCGGCCGTACGGGCGCACTCGACCGGCCCGGCACCACCTGGCGGGACCGCCCCGCCATCGAACGGGGCGACGGAGTGTTCCTCGCGGACGACCAGGTGGCGGCGCCGGGCCTGCTGGCGGAGGTGTCCTTCAACAGCGGCCTGGAGGCGGCCACCCTGGCGCTGCGGACCAGGAAGACCAGCGGCCGGGAAGGGCTTGACCTCAACCGCGCTTGA
- a CDS encoding FG-GAP repeat domain-containing protein: MATTGIGAAGTAFADGDPHFFRQLKDQVMQPGESAERLFWGGNGDGTYVYALSKEELTDPSWAAGGVPDGMSVERNGCAPAAGVEGVFLCEKAPGEYTAPSPGVTSQSSAAHNTTLHFGIAFAPAGSDVSAAVTEAQTAGSLPPAASHVASKVTLKRAEEVAKNTIGLSSPTLPAGGTATHSVTLHALDAGKLHVSWWPVKGQRLWDRNEWKPEVTSISDGSTATCRQPGPDDYIQEMHPVLECDVTPGDVTISYTVKADAGLAAWKVGVKSRYDVYTPVPTVASPSAKGGFQVESSKPVMDRYGLFAWSGRYLSGRTRSPYSPDPFRGYHEVSGYWAYDTITKLSPVTGYGRAGALVARDKNGSLHYYAPQVKDWEWQYEDDFTNPILPWAFKRSTKTGSGWGKFNVIEGVGDVSGDKKDDLVAREKDTLYLYKGTGNPDAPFAARTKIGTGWGKFNALKGGADLTGDGRADLIARDAGGVLYLYKGTGKAAAPFAARTKIGSGWGQYKDIVVTGDTNDDGRTELVARDKANKTYLYKGTGKAAAPFAARKVITGMEGTKLF; the protein is encoded by the coding sequence TTGGCCACCACGGGGATCGGGGCGGCCGGGACCGCCTTCGCGGACGGAGATCCGCACTTTTTTCGTCAGCTCAAGGACCAGGTGATGCAACCCGGTGAGTCGGCGGAGCGGCTCTTCTGGGGTGGCAACGGTGACGGCACCTACGTCTACGCGCTGAGCAAGGAGGAGCTGACCGATCCGTCGTGGGCGGCGGGCGGGGTCCCCGACGGTATGTCGGTCGAGCGGAACGGGTGCGCCCCGGCGGCCGGCGTCGAGGGCGTCTTCCTGTGCGAGAAGGCGCCGGGCGAGTACACGGCGCCTTCGCCCGGTGTGACGTCGCAGAGCTCCGCGGCGCACAATACGACGCTGCATTTCGGCATCGCGTTCGCCCCGGCCGGCAGTGACGTCTCGGCCGCCGTCACCGAGGCTCAGACGGCCGGTTCGCTGCCGCCCGCCGCCTCGCACGTCGCGAGCAAGGTCACGCTGAAGCGGGCGGAAGAGGTCGCCAAGAACACGATCGGCCTTTCCAGTCCGACGCTGCCGGCCGGGGGGACGGCCACGCACTCGGTCACCCTGCACGCCCTCGACGCGGGAAAGCTGCATGTGAGCTGGTGGCCGGTCAAGGGGCAGCGCCTCTGGGACCGAAACGAGTGGAAGCCGGAAGTGACGTCGATTTCCGACGGCTCCACGGCCACCTGCCGGCAACCGGGGCCGGACGACTACATACAGGAGATGCATCCCGTACTGGAATGCGATGTCACGCCGGGTGACGTGACGATCTCGTACACCGTCAAGGCGGACGCCGGGCTGGCCGCCTGGAAGGTGGGTGTCAAGTCCCGTTACGACGTCTACACCCCGGTTCCCACGGTAGCCAGTCCGAGCGCGAAGGGCGGGTTCCAGGTCGAGAGCTCCAAGCCCGTCATGGACCGGTACGGGCTCTTCGCCTGGTCGGGTCGCTACCTGAGCGGCCGGACGCGCAGCCCGTATTCCCCGGATCCCTTCCGGGGCTACCACGAGGTGTCCGGCTACTGGGCGTACGACACCATCACCAAGCTGTCGCCGGTGACGGGGTACGGCCGCGCCGGCGCGCTGGTGGCGCGGGACAAGAACGGCTCGCTGCACTACTACGCGCCGCAGGTGAAGGACTGGGAGTGGCAGTACGAGGACGACTTCACCAATCCCATCCTGCCGTGGGCGTTCAAGCGGAGCACCAAGACGGGTTCCGGGTGGGGGAAGTTCAACGTCATCGAAGGCGTGGGCGATGTGAGCGGGGACAAGAAGGACGATCTTGTCGCGCGGGAGAAGGACACGCTCTACCTGTACAAGGGGACGGGCAACCCCGACGCTCCGTTCGCGGCGCGGACGAAGATCGGTACCGGGTGGGGGAAGTTCAACGCCCTCAAGGGTGGCGCGGACCTGACCGGTGACGGCAGGGCCGACCTGATCGCGCGGGACGCGGGCGGGGTGCTGTACCTCTACAAGGGCACGGGCAAGGCGGCCGCGCCGTTCGCGGCGCGTACGAAGATCGGGTCCGGCTGGGGCCAGTACAAGGACATCGTCGTCACGGGTGACACGAACGACGACGGCAGGACCGAGCTGGTCGCCCGGGACAAGGCGAACAAGACGTACCTCTACAAGGGGACGGGCAAGGCCGCGGCACCTTTCGCGGCGCGGAAGGTCATCACGGGCATGGAGGGCACGAAGCTGTTCTGA
- a CDS encoding ABC transporter ATP-binding protein, whose amino-acid sequence MATVTFDKATRIYPGSTKPAVDQLEIEIEDGEFLVLVGPSGCGKSTSLRMLAGLEDVNGGAIRIGDRDVTHLPPKDRDIAMVFQNYALYPHMSVADNMGFALKIAGVNKSEIRKKVEEAAKILDLTEYLDRKPKALSGGQRQRVAMGRAIVREPQVFLMDEPLSNLDAKLRVSTRTQIASLQRRLGITTVYVTHDQVEAMTMGDRVAVLKDGLLQQVDSPRNMYDRPANLFVAGFIGSPAMNLVEVPITDGGVKFGNSVVPVSREALSAAADRGDTTVTVGVRPEHFDIVEQNGTAAASLTKTAADAPAGLAVTVNVVEELGADGYVYGSAQVGGGHQDLVVRVNGRAVPDKGTELHVVPRAGETHVFSSSTGERLSD is encoded by the coding sequence ATGGCCACTGTCACGTTCGACAAGGCGACCCGGATCTACCCGGGCTCCACCAAGCCCGCCGTCGACCAGCTCGAGATCGAGATCGAGGACGGCGAGTTCCTCGTCCTCGTCGGTCCCTCCGGCTGCGGCAAGTCGACCTCCCTGCGCATGCTCGCGGGTCTTGAGGACGTCAACGGCGGCGCCATCCGCATCGGTGACCGCGACGTCACGCACCTGCCGCCGAAGGACCGGGACATCGCCATGGTGTTCCAGAACTACGCGCTGTACCCGCACATGTCCGTCGCCGACAACATGGGCTTCGCACTCAAGATCGCCGGCGTGAACAAGAGCGAGATCCGCAAGAAGGTCGAAGAGGCCGCGAAGATCCTCGACCTCACCGAGTACCTGGACCGCAAGCCCAAGGCGCTCTCCGGCGGTCAGCGCCAGCGTGTCGCCATGGGCCGCGCCATCGTGCGCGAGCCGCAGGTCTTCCTCATGGACGAGCCGCTGTCGAACCTCGACGCCAAGCTCCGCGTCTCGACCCGTACGCAGATCGCGTCGCTCCAGCGCCGCCTCGGCATCACCACCGTGTACGTCACGCACGACCAGGTCGAGGCCATGACGATGGGCGACCGCGTCGCCGTACTGAAGGACGGTCTGCTCCAGCAGGTCGACTCGCCGCGCAACATGTACGACCGTCCCGCGAACCTCTTCGTCGCCGGCTTCATCGGCTCGCCCGCCATGAACCTCGTCGAGGTCCCGATCACCGACGGCGGCGTGAAGTTCGGCAACAGCGTCGTCCCGGTCTCGCGCGAGGCTCTCTCCGCCGCGGCCGACCGCGGCGACACGACCGTCACGGTCGGCGTCCGCCCCGAGCACTTCGACATCGTCGAGCAGAACGGCACCGCCGCCGCTTCGCTCACGAAGACTGCAGCCGACGCCCCGGCCGGCCTCGCCGTCACCGTCAACGTCGTCGAGGAGCTCGGCGCCGACGGTTACGTGTACGGCAGCGCGCAGGTCGGCGGCGGGCACCAGGACCTGGTGGTCCGCGTCAACGGCCGCGCCGTACCGGACAAGGGCACCGAGCTGCACGTCGTGCCGCGCGCGGGCGAGACGCACGTCTTCTCGTCCTCGACGGGCGAGCGCCTCAGCGACTGA
- a CDS encoding NAD(P)/FAD-dependent oxidoreductase, with product MSTVNGGISYWYANDGIPDPREPLPGDATADVCIVGGGYTGLWTAYYLKKAVPFLNITVLEAKFCGYGASGRNGGWLYNGIAGRDRYAKLHGHDAAVRLQQAMNDTVTEVISTAAAENIDADIHHGGVLEVAYTPAQLARLKHFHAAEIAFGEKERTLHGARETSERVRVTGAVGSTWTPHGARLHPVKLLKGLAEAVENLGVTIHESTPVTEIKPKHAVTPYGTVRAPYILRCTEGFTAALKGQRRAWLPMNSSMIVTEPIPASVWETIGWDGRETLGDMAHAYMYAQRTADDRIALGGRGVPYRYGSRTDNDGRTQPATIEALREILVRFFPTAAGVPIAHAWSGVLGVPRDWCSTVALDRSTGIGWAGGYVGSGVATTNLAARTLRDLIQQDSGQGGPTDLTTLPWVNHKVRKWEPEPFRWLGVQAMYAAYRTADRREASGRTAETDPIARYADRIAGRH from the coding sequence ATGAGCACCGTCAACGGCGGCATCTCCTACTGGTACGCGAACGATGGCATACCCGACCCCCGTGAGCCCCTGCCCGGCGACGCGACGGCCGACGTCTGCATCGTCGGCGGCGGCTACACCGGCCTGTGGACGGCGTACTACCTCAAGAAGGCCGTCCCCTTCCTCAACATCACCGTCCTGGAGGCCAAGTTCTGCGGTTACGGCGCCTCCGGCCGCAACGGCGGCTGGCTCTACAACGGCATCGCCGGCCGCGACCGCTACGCCAAGCTGCACGGCCACGACGCCGCCGTCCGCCTCCAGCAGGCCATGAACGACACCGTCACCGAGGTCATCAGCACCGCCGCCGCCGAGAACATCGACGCCGACATCCACCACGGCGGCGTACTCGAAGTCGCCTACACCCCGGCCCAGCTGGCCCGCCTCAAGCACTTCCACGCCGCCGAGATCGCCTTCGGCGAGAAGGAGCGCACCCTCCACGGCGCCCGCGAGACCTCCGAGCGCGTCCGCGTGACCGGCGCCGTCGGCTCCACCTGGACCCCGCACGGCGCCCGCCTGCACCCCGTGAAGCTCCTCAAGGGCCTGGCCGAGGCGGTGGAGAACCTCGGAGTGACCATCCACGAGTCGACCCCCGTCACGGAGATCAAGCCCAAGCACGCCGTAACGCCGTACGGCACGGTCCGCGCGCCGTACATCCTGCGCTGCACCGAGGGCTTCACCGCCGCCCTCAAGGGCCAGCGCCGCGCCTGGCTCCCGATGAACTCCTCGATGATCGTCACGGAGCCGATCCCCGCCTCCGTCTGGGAGACCATCGGCTGGGACGGCCGCGAAACCCTCGGCGACATGGCCCACGCCTACATGTACGCCCAGCGCACCGCCGACGACCGCATCGCACTCGGCGGCCGCGGCGTCCCGTACCGCTACGGCTCGCGCACCGACAACGACGGCCGCACCCAGCCCGCCACCATCGAGGCCCTGCGCGAGATCCTTGTCCGCTTCTTCCCCACCGCCGCCGGCGTCCCCATCGCCCACGCCTGGTCCGGCGTCCTGGGCGTCCCCCGCGACTGGTGCTCCACCGTCGCCCTCGACCGCTCGACCGGCATCGGCTGGGCGGGCGGCTACGTCGGCAGCGGCGTGGCCACCACCAACCTCGCCGCCCGCACCCTGCGCGACCTGATCCAGCAGGACTCCGGCCAGGGCGGCCCCACCGACCTCACCACCCTGCCCTGGGTCAACCACAAGGTCCGCAAGTGGGAGCCGGAGCCCTTCCGCTGGCTCGGAGTCCAGGCCATGTACGCCGCCTACCGCACCGCCGACCGCCGCGAGGCGTCAGGCCGTACGGCCGAGACGGACCCCATAGCCCGCTACGCCGACCGCATCGCCGGCCGCCACTGA
- a CDS encoding alpha/beta fold hydrolase — protein MSVFGTRHHTVDVDGLDVFYREAGDPSRPTLVLLHGFPSSSHMYRGLIAELADEFHLIAPDHIGFGRSAAPGTADFPYSFDKLTEVTLALLDKLGIDRFALYVHDYGAPIGLRIAVRDPERVTALISQSGNAYAEGFTPFWEVLFAHAKDRATNEPAVRELLTAGATRWQYEHGVPADCLDRIAPETWTLDQAGLDRPGNKEIQLQLFWDYQFNIDRYPAFQEYFRTHRPPTLVAWGRNDEIFGAAGAEAFARDLPDARIHLLDAGHFALETHGDEIAALVREFLRGVGR, from the coding sequence GTGTCTGTGTTCGGTACGCGCCACCACACCGTCGACGTCGACGGGCTCGACGTCTTCTACCGCGAGGCGGGCGACCCGTCCCGGCCCACGCTCGTGCTCCTGCACGGCTTTCCGTCGAGCTCGCACATGTACCGGGGGCTGATCGCCGAACTCGCCGACGAGTTCCACCTCATCGCCCCGGACCACATCGGCTTCGGCCGCTCGGCGGCCCCGGGCACGGCCGACTTCCCGTACAGCTTCGACAAGCTGACCGAGGTCACGCTCGCGCTGCTCGACAAGCTCGGCATCGACAGGTTCGCGCTCTACGTCCACGACTACGGTGCGCCGATCGGCCTGCGCATCGCCGTCCGCGACCCCGAGCGGGTCACCGCGCTGATCAGCCAGAGCGGCAACGCCTATGCGGAGGGCTTCACGCCCTTCTGGGAGGTGCTGTTCGCGCACGCCAAGGACCGCGCCACGAACGAGCCGGCCGTGCGCGAGCTGCTGACCGCCGGGGCGACGCGTTGGCAGTACGAGCACGGGGTGCCGGCGGACTGCCTCGACCGGATCGCTCCCGAGACGTGGACGTTGGACCAGGCCGGCCTCGACCGGCCGGGGAACAAGGAGATCCAGCTCCAGCTCTTCTGGGACTACCAGTTCAACATCGACCGCTACCCGGCCTTCCAGGAGTACTTCCGCACCCACCGCCCGCCCACCCTCGTCGCGTGGGGCCGCAACGACGAGATCTTCGGGGCGGCGGGAGCGGAGGCGTTCGCCAGGGACCTTCCGGACGCCCGGATCCACCTGCTCGACGCCGGGCACTTCGCCCTGGAGACGCACGGCGACGAGATCGCCGCGCTGGTGCGGGAGTTCCTGCGGGGCGTCGGGCGCTGA
- a CDS encoding response regulator, with translation MSPVRILLCDDHVVVRAGLLALLGSEPDIEVVGEAGSGEEAVALAAKLTPDVVLMDLQLGAGIDGVEATRRIAPTGVHVLVLTTYDTDADITRAIEAGATGYLLKAERPEELFTAIRSAAQGRTTLSPPVASRVMDRMRGAARPTLTERETDILGQLAQGLGNREIARALFISEATVKTHLGRIYAKLGVDTRSGAVAVAKEQRLLP, from the coding sequence ATGAGTCCGGTACGGATCCTGCTCTGCGACGACCACGTGGTCGTACGCGCCGGACTGCTGGCCCTGCTGGGCAGCGAGCCGGACATCGAGGTCGTCGGGGAGGCGGGCAGCGGCGAGGAGGCGGTGGCGCTGGCTGCCAAGCTGACCCCGGACGTGGTGCTGATGGACCTCCAGCTGGGCGCGGGTATCGACGGGGTCGAGGCGACCCGCCGCATCGCCCCGACCGGCGTGCATGTGCTGGTCCTGACGACGTACGACACGGACGCGGACATCACGCGGGCCATCGAGGCGGGCGCCACGGGTTACCTCCTCAAGGCGGAACGCCCGGAGGAACTCTTCACCGCCATCCGCTCGGCCGCGCAGGGCCGCACGACGCTCTCCCCGCCGGTCGCCAGCCGCGTCATGGACCGCATGCGGGGTGCGGCGCGGCCGACGCTGACCGAACGCGAGACGGACATCCTGGGGCAGCTGGCGCAAGGGCTGGGCAACCGGGAGATCGCCCGCGCGCTGTTCATCAGCGAGGCGACGGTCAAGACCCACTTGGGCCGCATCTACGCCAAACTGGGCGTGGACACGCGGTCGGGCGCGGTAGCAGTGGCCAAGGAACAACGCCTGCTGCCGTAG
- a CDS encoding zinc-binding dehydrogenase, producing MHAVRLHAYGPAENLTYEKTDDPVPGPGQVRIAVAAAGVHLLDTALREGLPGPFPAPVELPTVPGREVAGTVESLGEGTDPSWLGKRVVVHLGMNPGGYAELAVTDAERLQQIPENLDEAQAVAMIGTGRTTMGILQFTEVTPDTVAIVPAAAGGIGTLLVQYVKNAGGTVIGLAGGPAKVARVQENGADLAVDYKLPDWPEKVRAFLGDGGATVVFDSVGGNTGRAAVDLLARGGKHVVFGWSSDGLHDGSPLTFTDEELAERGITSEGVLGPAMLGKTGGDNPVRTLENRALAEAAAGRLVPAVQRFPLAEATAAHRALETRATMGKVVLVP from the coding sequence ATGCACGCTGTCCGCCTCCACGCCTACGGCCCCGCCGAGAACCTCACGTACGAGAAGACCGACGACCCGGTGCCCGGCCCCGGCCAGGTCCGCATCGCCGTCGCGGCGGCCGGCGTGCACCTGCTCGACACCGCCCTGCGCGAGGGCCTGCCCGGCCCGTTCCCCGCCCCCGTCGAGCTGCCCACCGTCCCCGGCCGCGAGGTCGCCGGCACGGTCGAGTCGCTCGGCGAGGGCACCGACCCGTCGTGGCTGGGCAAGCGCGTCGTCGTCCACCTCGGCATGAACCCGGGCGGTTACGCCGAACTCGCCGTCACCGACGCCGAACGCCTCCAGCAGATCCCGGAGAACCTCGACGAGGCCCAGGCCGTCGCCATGATCGGGACGGGCCGCACCACCATGGGCATCCTCCAGTTCACCGAGGTGACGCCCGACACCGTCGCCATCGTCCCCGCGGCGGCCGGCGGCATCGGCACCCTCCTCGTCCAGTACGTGAAGAACGCCGGCGGCACCGTCATCGGCCTGGCCGGCGGCCCCGCCAAGGTCGCCCGCGTACAGGAGAACGGCGCCGACCTGGCCGTCGACTACAAGCTGCCGGACTGGCCGGAGAAGGTACGGGCGTTCCTGGGCGACGGCGGAGCCACCGTCGTCTTCGACTCGGTCGGCGGGAACACCGGCCGCGCCGCCGTGGACCTCCTCGCCAGAGGAGGGAAGCACGTCGTTTTCGGCTGGTCCTCGGACGGTCTGCACGACGGTTCCCCGCTCACCTTCACCGACGAGGAACTCGCCGAGCGCGGCATCACCTCCGAGGGCGTACTCGGCCCCGCGATGCTGGGCAAGACCGGAGGCGACAACCCGGTGCGCACCCTGGAGAACCGCGCCCTGGCAGAAGCGGCGGCCGGCCGCCTGGTCCCCGCCGTCCAGCGCTTCCCCCTGGCCGAAGCGACGGCGGCCCACCGCGCTCTGGAGACGCGCGCCACGATGGGCAAGGTCGTCCTCGTACCGTAG
- a CDS encoding FG-GAP and VCBS repeat-containing protein translates to MGAKVADGRFGLGLAAGDFNGDGKKDLAATSAGKTYIYRGAITRSGVAGTVSTLAKSGFSARALTAGKMNGDSSTDLVVTGITDAPNTFGTDVWFIKGGSTPTSGKTLRVVANYGDPRKGVIADFNKDGYGDFAIGTQMYGDYKGSVSLWYSSSTGPATSARITQATTGVSGTAETGDRFGTSVSAADINRDGYHDLAIGVPGEKLNDQADAGAVHVLKGGAGGITGTGSQWIARDTAGVPGDVAWNDNFGDTVRLRDTNRDGYADLYATGIAADSLRLPGTASGITTTGVSSADSGAIEGMIQ, encoded by the coding sequence ATGGGCGCGAAGGTCGCCGACGGCCGCTTCGGGCTGGGCCTCGCCGCCGGTGACTTCAACGGCGACGGAAAGAAGGACCTCGCCGCCACCAGCGCCGGCAAGACGTACATCTACCGCGGCGCCATCACCCGCTCCGGCGTGGCCGGCACCGTGTCCACCCTCGCCAAGTCCGGTTTTTCCGCCCGGGCGCTGACCGCGGGCAAGATGAACGGCGACTCCAGCACCGACCTGGTCGTCACCGGAATCACCGACGCCCCGAACACCTTCGGCACCGACGTCTGGTTCATCAAGGGCGGCTCCACGCCGACCTCGGGCAAGACCCTGCGCGTCGTGGCCAACTACGGCGACCCCCGCAAGGGCGTCATCGCCGACTTCAACAAGGACGGCTACGGCGACTTCGCGATCGGCACGCAGATGTACGGGGACTACAAGGGCAGCGTGTCGCTCTGGTACAGCTCGTCCACCGGCCCGGCCACCAGCGCGCGCATCACCCAGGCCACCACCGGCGTCTCCGGCACCGCCGAGACCGGCGACCGCTTCGGCACCTCGGTCTCGGCCGCCGACATCAACCGCGACGGCTACCACGACCTCGCGATCGGCGTCCCCGGCGAGAAGCTCAACGACCAGGCGGACGCCGGAGCCGTACACGTCCTCAAGGGCGGCGCCGGCGGCATCACCGGCACGGGCTCCCAGTGGATCGCCCGCGACACCGCGGGCGTACCCGGCGACGTGGCGTGGAACGACAACTTCGGCGACACCGTCCGCCTCCGCGACACCAACCGCGACGGCTACGCCGACCTGTACGCCACCGGCATCGCCGCCGACTCGCTGCGCCTCCCCGGCACGGCGTCCGGCATCACCACGACGGGAGTCTCCTCGGCGGACTCCGGCGCCATCGAAGGCATGATCCAGTAG
- a CDS encoding pentapeptide repeat-containing protein: MARNTSTDPKNSRGEGSEQSERPVRSEPSVRAVRAVRRPEVRLPRLEPFGSGELESEGDYDGVEFRELDLTAQEGRGARFMDCGLYGVALDETRLGRARFIDSVLDGVRGVGTDLAEATLRDVEVIDARLGGVQLHASSLERVLVRGGKIDYLNLRRARLKDVVFEGCVLVEPDFGGARLERVEFRDCVLRRADFSAATMADVDLRTVAELDVARGLDRLAGSVISPSQLLELAPAFAAQIGVRVESPGA; the protein is encoded by the coding sequence ATGGCACGGAACACGAGCACCGACCCGAAGAACTCCAGGGGCGAAGGGTCCGAACAGTCCGAACGACCCGTGAGGTCCGAACCGTCCGTGAGGGCTGTGCGCGCGGTCCGGCGTCCCGAGGTGCGGCTGCCGCGGCTGGAACCGTTCGGCTCCGGTGAGCTGGAGTCGGAGGGGGACTACGACGGTGTGGAGTTCCGCGAGCTGGACCTGACGGCCCAGGAGGGGCGCGGGGCCCGCTTCATGGACTGCGGCCTGTACGGCGTGGCGCTGGACGAGACGAGGCTGGGCCGGGCGCGGTTCATCGACTCGGTGCTGGACGGCGTGCGGGGCGTGGGGACCGACTTGGCCGAGGCGACGCTGCGTGACGTCGAGGTGATCGATGCCCGGCTCGGCGGCGTCCAGCTGCACGCGTCGTCCCTGGAGCGGGTGCTGGTGCGGGGCGGGAAGATCGACTACCTGAATCTGCGGCGGGCGCGCCTGAAGGACGTCGTCTTCGAGGGGTGCGTACTGGTCGAGCCGGACTTCGGCGGGGCGCGTCTGGAGCGGGTGGAGTTCCGGGACTGTGTCCTGCGGCGGGCGGACTTCAGCGCGGCCACGATGGCCGACGTGGACCTGCGTACGGTCGCGGAGCTGGACGTCGCCCGTGGCCTGGACCGGCTGGCGGGCTCGGTGATCAGCCCGTCGCAGCTCCTGGAGCTGGCGCCGGCGTTCGCGGCGCAGATAGGGGTGCGGGTGGAGAGCCCGGGGGCGTAA
- a CDS encoding GNAT family N-acetyltransferase, with amino-acid sequence MIRNATPADVPVIHEMVRELAEYEKALHEARASEEQLREALFGERPAAYAHIAETEAGEVAGFALWFLNFSTWRGVHGIYLEDLYVRPSQRGGGHGKALLASLARICVERGYERLEWSVLDWNTPAVEFYRSLGAVPMSEWTANRLTDGALVRLGTAE; translated from the coding sequence ATGATTCGAAACGCCACACCTGCCGATGTCCCCGTCATTCACGAGATGGTCCGCGAACTGGCCGAGTACGAGAAGGCGTTGCACGAGGCGCGTGCGAGTGAGGAGCAGCTGCGGGAGGCGCTCTTCGGGGAGCGCCCGGCGGCGTACGCGCACATCGCGGAGACGGAGGCGGGGGAGGTCGCCGGTTTCGCGCTGTGGTTCCTCAACTTCTCGACGTGGCGCGGGGTGCACGGCATCTACCTGGAGGACCTGTACGTGCGGCCTTCGCAGCGCGGGGGCGGGCACGGGAAGGCGCTGCTGGCGTCGCTGGCGCGGATCTGTGTCGAGCGGGGCTACGAGCGGCTGGAGTGGTCCGTACTGGACTGGAACACGCCTGCTGTCGAGTTCTACCGGTCGCTCGGAGCGGTGCCGATGTCGGAGTGGACGGCGAACCGGCTGACAGACGGGGCGCTGGTGCGGCTGGGCACGGCGGAGTAG